CGTCGAGCGCCGGGGCGTCCACTCCTTTGATATCGTTGAGGTTGAGCTCCGCGATCAGTGTGAGTCCGTAGCCGATCTGCTCACTGCGCCGCGCTAGCTTACTGACATACTCCCACGTAGGCTGCATGCCCTCGTCTTCCACATTGCGCAGCCATCCGCCGAAAACAGGAAGCCAATATCCGTATCGCATTTACGCTACCGCCTCCTTCTTTGCGGATTTCTGCGCTTCAGCTTCGAGATAATCGACGAGTTTCACAAAGGGATCGAAGCCGATCACTCGCGGTCCATCCGAGACGAAGTTCGACAGCGCGTTAATGTCGTAGTAGTAGAGCTGGCCATCGCGATCGTCGGTGACATACTCTATGCCGCCAACGTCGACGCCTGCAGTCTGCATAATGCACTCGACATCTTGAATCACCTGCGCTGGTGGCGTGTAGCCTTCGACGCGCAGTCCCGCTTTGGGAGCCTCAACTGCGCAGGTCGCGAGGTTCAGTTCTACTCCAGTTGTGGTTTTGCAAATATCGGCAGGGCAGAGATCGAAGGTCTCACCGGTGATGTACACGTTGATGCCGTATAGATATTTGCCACCTACCACTTCCACACGCGTGATGTGCCCGCCTCGCGCCGGAATAAACTCCTGCACGAGCGCTGCGTTATCGAGCCCCAGCGAAAACTGCCCATTTCGGGAAGCCTGCTCGAGTGCCTCCAGAGTGTCGAAGCGCACGATCCCCTTGCCGCTGCCGCCAACATTCGGCTTGACGATCACAGGAAAGCGAAAGCCCTCAGCGGATGCGGGTGCCTCCGCGGGATGATTGATCACTCGTGCGCGCGGATACGGCAATCCAAGCGAATGCAAAAGCGATAGCTGGGAGGCTTTGGAAATCTCGTTGCGAAAGCCGCGGGCACCGTTGATCACTCGTGTGCCGAGGCGCTCGAGGTGCTCGAGATAACTGACCGTGTAGTAAATTCCGTGCCCATGACCACGCGTATAAGCCGATGGACTCATGCGGTTGAAGACCAGCGAGTATTTCCGGTTCCCATTCGGCTCAATATCGAAATGGTGTTGTGTGGCATCCACACGCTCGTAAGGAGTTCCTCGCCGGTCCAGTTCGGCGAATAACCGGTCAAACCAGTGGGGATGTTCGTGGTAAATCGCAATCGGCTGTTTCAGCGTGGCCATAACATTCTTAAGACTAAATGTTCGAGTGTGCTCTTGGAGCCGTAGATTCTACAGCTTGCCATTCATCCGGGACGAAAACGAACATCTTTTCCAGTTCCGCTACCCCGAATATTCCACGGCGTCACCCCGAAATTTCCACGGGGTAACCCCGACTTTTCCACGGCGCTACCCCGAAATTTCCTCAGGGTTACCCCCGTTCACCGACGAATGCGCGGCTCTCTGCCGCAAAGACCCGACTCTGACTTGTGTTCCGTATTCACCTTTTATTCGCCACACACTGCTAAAATGCTACGCCAGAATGGCGGATTGTCAAGGAAGCATTGACGCAATCAATGCCTCGCTAATCTCCAGTCGGAATAATTCCGGCGTTCTCGAACATCAGGATGACTGTACGTTGCGGCGCCCTTGTCCGATGGACGACGCCTTTCGGCACAACGAACCCCTGCCGCGGAGTAAGTTCGACGACTCGATCCTCAAGATCGATGAGCAGCTTGCCCTCGACGACATAGAAGAATTCGTCGTCGCTGTCATGCTTGTGCCAGTGATACTCGCCTTCAATGACTCCGACTCGCACAACAGAGCCGTTCACCTGGCAAAGCGTCTGGTTGTACCACTTGTGCGGAGCCGCATCGGAAAGCGCCTTTTCGTCGATTAGTTCCAGCGGCTTATAAAGAACGTTGAGTCGAGTATCGTAGGGAAACTGTGTTTGAGCAGCCATGCTTCTCAATCTCCTTTCTGTCAAATCCGTCTAGAAATCGCCCACTTGATCTGCCGAATGGCTTGTTCATCGCGCTTATAAAAAATCCATTTCTTAATTCGTTTGCTCTTGAGAAATCCGGCTTGAGACAGGATCTTCAGATGCTCAGTCACGGCCGGCTGGCTTACGCGCAACTTGCGGGCGATCAGCAGACCACAGACGCCATCCGTCACAAGATCTCCGTCCACTTGCGGGGGAAAGTGGTTTCCAGGCTGCTTCAGCCATTCCAGAATCTGCACCCTGCGATCATTGCTCAGTGCCTGCATTGCTCGCGAAAGTGTCATTTAGACGATTAACCAAGTGGCTAATTGATGATGCGCGTTCGCGACGCTGCGTGCAAGAGAGCTGGAAGAAATGACAGGGATTGGACGGTCCAGAATTCCTGGACCTGGCGAGCATCGCCCCCGGTTTGGGGATTGGGGAGCAACAACTCGGTTTTTTGGAACCAGGGGAAGACCTCTTTCTCAGAAACTGCGTTTTGCCCGATATGATCCCTGTAAACGCATGGATCTAAAGGGTCAACTTTCGCAACTTTCTAGTATTTGCGTGGTCTGAATAGAATAGAGGTGAGGTGATCCTTATGAAGCGCATCATTCTAGTGATGGTTGTGCTCGCGACGCTGGTAACTGCCGGCGTGGCGCAGTTAGCTGTCCTGGATGCGGCGATGGTTGCGGATAAGAATCAGGATCAGGGACGCAACGTAACCGGGCAGGTAACTACCAAGAGTGAGACCCCGCTCCCGGATGCTGTCGTGTATCTGAAGAACACGAAAACGCTGACGATTAAGAGCTTCATCACCGAAAAGGATGGAGGCTTTCGCTTCCACGGCCTTTCACCCAACATAGACTACGAGATCTACGCCGACTACCAAGGCCAGAAGAGCCCAACAAAGACGATCAGCTCGTTCGACAACCGCAATAACATCACTCTCAACATCCGCATCGACGCAAAGTAGCTATCCATCTAGGTATATGCAATAGAGCGCCGGGCGTCTTCGCCCGGCGCTCCGCATTTTTAAGTACACGCGCAACTCCGGAATTGGAATCCCGGTATTCGGCAGGCAAGGGTGCCCGGCGCGAGGCCTGGTTTGACATCTTTCCGCAGTCTTTAGATTCGAAACGTTTCTAGCGCTCCTGTTTCTTGTCCGCGGTTCCCATTTCGTTTTCTTTTTCGCTTTGACGGGATGAAACCAGCCGCTTCTCTGGTTTACAGAGATGAAACAAACACTACACGCGCTCGGTTTCGTCCTGGGATTAGCGGCAATGAATCGCTTCCGGGCGGGGTGGTCCGTTTGTTCACGACTCCAAGATTGGTGAGGTCTTAATGGCTGCTTCAACTGCAACTGCGTATGTTCTTCCCGGAAACCCTGTACAGGAAACTCGGGAATACCCCAAGAAAATTGTCATCCGTTCTCAGAATCGAATCTTCCTTCAAACGGTAAGCGAGATCGAGCATCTGACTGCCGCTGCAAATTACGTACAGATCCACGCCGCTGGGCAGATGTTTCGCATTCGGTCAACGATCAATGGCATCGAGCAGCGCCTGGATCCGAGGAAATTTGGCCGGGTCCATCGCTGTACGATCGTGAACTTCGACTGCGTGAAGGAGTTCCGTCCACTGCAGCGCGGCGATTACCTACTCATCCTGAATGACGGTACTCAACTTAAGATGAGCCGTCGCCATCGGGATCAACTCGAGAAGCTCACTTGTGCCTCGGCTGGCCATCTGGTGAAATACGGGAGTGCCAGCGACGAAAATACAGGACTTGCTCCGACAAATTCCGTCGGTGGACGAGGTCCTGCGCTCGTCTAGCCTGACGGCGACATTGCAGTGCGAGGGCCGGGCCGCCACCATCGACGCGGTCCGGACAGTTCTCGAGCGCTTGCGTCATGAGATCAGCGCTGCAATGATGGACGACTCCGGAACACAACTCGCAATAGAAGGAATTCCGGCAGCCGTTGAACGCGAGTTACGGCAGTCGCTGGATCACTCCCTGCAGAAGGTCATCAACGCTACCGGGGTGATCCTCCATACAAACCTCGGGCGGGCGCCTCTTTCTGGGACGGCAGTCGAACATCTCTCGGAGATCGCGGCTGGCTATTCCAATCTGGAATTTGACCTAAGTACTGGTGAGCGTGGCCGACGCGACGAGCATGTGCAGCGCCTATTCGACCGCCTGTTTGCGGAACACCGTTATCCGGAGTCGCAGGCGGATGATGGGACGCCTGCAGCAATCGTCGTCAACAACTGCGCTGCCGCGGTGCTGCTGGCGCTCAACACGCTGGCCGAAGGCGGTGAGGTGATTGTCTCTCGCGGCGAGCTGGTCGAGATCGGCGGCTCGTTTCGTGTGCCTGACGTGATGGCGAAGTCGGGCGCTCGGCTTCGCGAAGTCGGAACTACGAACCGCACGCGCCTCTCAGACTACGAGAAGGTGATTACCGAAAACACGCGACTGCTGCTTCGCGTGCATCGCTCCAACTTCGCGATGATCGGGTTCACCGAACAGCCTGCGTCGCAGGAACTCGTAGTACTCGGCCGTAGCCGTGGCATCCCGGTAATGGAAGACCTCGGCAATGGTCTTCTCATAAACCTCGCGAGCGCGGGAATTCAAGGCGAATATGGACTGCACGAAAGCCTTGGCGCAGGCGTCGATGTTGTTTGCGTCAGCGGAGACAAACTTCTCGGAGGCCCGCAGGCCGGAGTAATCGCCGGACGCAAGGAACTGATCAAGCGTATTCGCGCGAATCCGTTGTTCCGTGCGTTGCGCGTGGACAAACTCACCTATGCCGCTCTCGAGGCAACACTGCTGGCCTATGTAAAACAGGATTATTCGGCGATTCCAGCCTTGCGCATGATCTACACGACAGCCGCGGAGATTCGCAGCCGCGCTGAGTCTTTTCTCTCTCGCATTCGATCGATGCGCGGAGCGCGCGCTGAGATCATTGAAGGCGCTTCCATCATTGGAGGAGGGACCGCTCCGACCACCACTCTTCCGACCTTCCTGGTTGCTATCACTTCTGACCGGCACAGCCCGGAGGAGTTGCTACGACGTCTGCGTTCGCAAGCGCCTCCCGTGATCGCGAGAATCGACGATGATCGCCTTGTACTCGACCTGCGAACCGTCTTTGTCGAGGATGAGGAAAGTTTAGTGACCGCGTTTGCAGCGACACTTGACACGTCACAACCATCCTCGGCTGTGTAGCGCCTGTGGCTACAATCCACACCATCGGGCACTCGACGCGAGAATTGAGCGAACTGATCCAGGCGCTTCAGGCACACGAAATAAAAACCCTGGCTGACATCCGTTCCTTTCCCAAGTCGCGGCGGCTACCGCACTTCAATCGTGAGAATCTCGAACAAGAGTTGCCGAGGCAGGCGATCAACTATGTCTGGCTGCGAGAGCTCGGCGGCCGCCGCAAACGCCTGCTCGAAGACTCTCCCAACGTCGCTCTGCGCAACGAGTCATTTCGCAATTACGCTGATTACATGCTCACTCCGGAATTCGCCGCGGGCATTGATACGCTGCTGCAGATCTCCCAAAAAGGGGCTGCTGCAATCATGTGCGCCGAACGAGTTTACTTCCACTGTCACCGGATGCTGGTCTCGGATTATTTGACCGCACATGGGCACGAGGTATTGCACATCGATGATGACAAGCCGGCACGACCACACAAACTGATGGCCGAAGCGCGCATGGTCAACGGACGGCTCCTGTACATTGGAGATCGGCTCTTCGCATGATTATCGGCACGGGAGTGGACATCTGTGAAGTGGGGCGCATAGCTGAGTCGATCTCGCGCTTTGGCGACCGTTTCCTGGAGCGCGTCTTTACCGACGCGGAGATTCGCTATTGCAAGGCGAAGCGGAATTCAGTCGAACGGTTTGCCGCCCGCTTCGCAGCAAAAGAAGCGGCCATGAAGGCGTTAGGGACTGGAGCTTCTCGCGGAGTTACGTGGACCAGCATCGAAGTGACGCACGCTCCCGGCGGACGACCGATTCTGCGTCTAGCAGGGAGAACATCTGAGATTGCCGAGAGACTCGGAGTGAGGCGTATCTCGCTTTCCCTAACTCATACGGAAAGCACAGCGATGGCAGTTGTGATTTTCGAGGATGGGAATTAGACGCTAGCTCGGGACTAAGTTCTACTCTTGTAGCACAGCCGCCCTCTGTGGTTCGGCCAACTCAATACAATCGAAAACTTGGGACACCAATGTGTCCTTCTGCGATGTGCTCCATCTAGAAAACAGGTCACAAACAAGTTCGTGGTCAACACTGAATTAAGACCGCAGTGAATTAAGACCGCTTCGATCTCAAGCGTTATAGATTCTCTTGGCTTGGGCAGGAGCCACAGCCGAGGGCAGCTGTGCCACAAGATCAGCTCTTGCGCCGCTCCGACACCGTCTTGGCCGCTGATGCACGCGAGGATTTGCGGCGCTCCTTGCCGGTTCCGTCCATCGCGAAGTCCATGCTGCCAACGACGTGCAAGCGCAAGAAATTCGTCGATCCACTTGACGTACGAGTGCCCGCAACGATCCCAAGGACGTCGCCGTTATGCACTACGCCCCGTTGCCATAGCAAGCGCTCGGCTCCGCGAACCATGTCATCGGTGACCGGAGTGTGCTCGCAAATCATGGGAGTCACGCCCCACAGCAGATTGACTCGATTACAAACCGCCGGCACATAGGAGAAGGCGTAGATATCGGTCTTGGGTCGATACTTCGAGATAAGCCGCGCCGTCGTTCCCGTTTCGGTATAAACCGAGATCGCGCGCATATCGAGTTCCTGAGCGGCGTGGGCCACAGACTCGCAGATGGTTTCCGAGATCGACAGCTTACCGTTGCTGCGGCGGCGATGTGCAGGCTCGGCGGCCATCTGACACTCGGTTTCGCTGATGATCTTGGCCATCATGCGAACCGCCTCGCGCGGATACTTTCCGCTCGCGGTCTCCGCCGACAGCATCACTGCGTCGCTGCCGTCGAAGATGGCATTGGCTACGTCGCTGGCTTCGGCGCGCGTAGGACGGGGATTCTCGATCATCGACTCCAGCATCTGCGTCGCGGTAATCACAGGTTTGCGCCACGCGGCCGCACGCCGGATCACGTGTTTTTGGATGATAGGAACTTTCTCTGGCGGCATTTCCACGCCGAGATCGCCGCGGGCCACCATCACGCTGTCGGAGATTTCGAGTATTTCCTCGAGATGCTCGATCGCTTGCGGCTTTTCCAACTTGGCGACCACCCACACATCGCCGCCGAACTCCTTAATCTTTTCGCGGACAGCCTGCACATCGGCCGCGGTACGAATGAAAGACACCGCAAC
This region of Terriglobales bacterium genomic DNA includes:
- a CDS encoding cupin domain-containing protein, translating into MAAQTQFPYDTRLNVLYKPLELIDEKALSDAAPHKWYNQTLCQVNGSVVRVGVIEGEYHWHKHDSDDEFFYVVEGKLLIDLEDRVVELTPRQGFVVPKGVVHRTRAPQRTVILMFENAGIIPTGD
- a CDS encoding ArsR family transcriptional regulator, producing MTLSRAMQALSNDRRVQILEWLKQPGNHFPPQVDGDLVTDGVCGLLIARKLRVSQPAVTEHLKILSQAGFLKSKRIKKWIFYKRDEQAIRQIKWAISRRI
- a CDS encoding carboxypeptidase-like regulatory domain-containing protein, with amino-acid sequence MKRIILVMVVLATLVTAGVAQLAVLDAAMVADKNQDQGRNVTGQVTTKSETPLPDAVVYLKNTKTLTIKSFITEKDGGFRFHGLSPNIDYEIYADYQGQKSPTKTISSFDNRNNITLNIRIDAK
- a CDS encoding LytTR family DNA-binding domain-containing protein → MAASTATAYVLPGNPVQETREYPKKIVIRSQNRIFLQTVSEIEHLTAAANYVQIHAAGQMFRIRSTINGIEQRLDPRKFGRVHRCTIVNFDCVKEFRPLQRGDYLLILNDGTQLKMSRRHRDQLEKLTCASAGHLVKYGSASDENTGLAPTNSVGGRGPALV
- the selA gene encoding L-seryl-tRNA(Sec) selenium transferase, coding for MLRQIPSVDEVLRSSSLTATLQCEGRAATIDAVRTVLERLRHEISAAMMDDSGTQLAIEGIPAAVERELRQSLDHSLQKVINATGVILHTNLGRAPLSGTAVEHLSEIAAGYSNLEFDLSTGERGRRDEHVQRLFDRLFAEHRYPESQADDGTPAAIVVNNCAAAVLLALNTLAEGGEVIVSRGELVEIGGSFRVPDVMAKSGARLREVGTTNRTRLSDYEKVITENTRLLLRVHRSNFAMIGFTEQPASQELVVLGRSRGIPVMEDLGNGLLINLASAGIQGEYGLHESLGAGVDVVCVSGDKLLGGPQAGVIAGRKELIKRIRANPLFRALRVDKLTYAALEATLLAYVKQDYSAIPALRMIYTTAAEIRSRAESFLSRIRSMRGARAEIIEGASIIGGGTAPTTTLPTFLVAITSDRHSPEELLRRLRSQAPPVIARIDDDRLVLDLRTVFVEDEESLVTAFAATLDTSQPSSAV
- a CDS encoding DUF488 domain-containing protein translates to MATIHTIGHSTRELSELIQALQAHEIKTLADIRSFPKSRRLPHFNRENLEQELPRQAINYVWLRELGGRRKRLLEDSPNVALRNESFRNYADYMLTPEFAAGIDTLLQISQKGAAAIMCAERVYFHCHRMLVSDYLTAHGHEVLHIDDDKPARPHKLMAEARMVNGRLLYIGDRLFA
- the acpS gene encoding holo-ACP synthase; translated protein: MIIGTGVDICEVGRIAESISRFGDRFLERVFTDAEIRYCKAKRNSVERFAARFAAKEAAMKALGTGASRGVTWTSIEVTHAPGGRPILRLAGRTSEIAERLGVRRISLSLTHTESTAMAVVIFEDGN
- the pyk gene encoding pyruvate kinase → MTASAVVSELPQIRRKAKIVCTLGPASSSAAVVRDLIHSGMDVARLNFSHGTHEEKARLIATIREVAASENRPICILQDLQGPKIRTGRLKYRTPVALKAGSRVTITPKDVAGTNSVISTTFKTLAREVVPGARILLSDGLIELRVRSIQGDDVECEVVNGGILGEHKGINLPGTIVSVPSLTEKDEKDLEFGLAHGVDIVAVSFIRTAADVQAVREKIKEFGGDVWVVAKLEKPQAIEHLEEILEISDSVMVARGDLGVEMPPEKVPIIQKHVIRRAAAWRKPVITATQMLESMIENPRPTRAEASDVANAIFDGSDAVMLSAETASGKYPREAVRMMAKIISETECQMAAEPAHRRRSNGKLSISETICESVAHAAQELDMRAISVYTETGTTARLISKYRPKTDIYAFSYVPAVCNRVNLLWGVTPMICEHTPVTDDMVRGAERLLWQRGVVHNGDVLGIVAGTRTSSGSTNFLRLHVVGSMDFAMDGTGKERRKSSRASAAKTVSERRKS